From Pseudomonadota bacterium, the proteins below share one genomic window:
- a CDS encoding di-heme oxidoredictase family protein gives MQSHTPQRPAVSDKAFGHALPHADTEQFLQVIHGKALFNRSWTQSQGLGPHFNASACADCHFRDGRGAPDNGSAPLIYRLERADGGQHLPLGPQLQERSLLGAGEGWVSVTYKQLNGQLADGSPYALLRPRYTLRAAQVDAPLTLGPRIPPALVGLGLLEGVPVGTILEWADPHDQDGDGVSGRASWQGDPTNRQLGRFGWRASQTSLKAQIAGALREDMGLQTPREVSPAALSRLVTYVRLLAPPAARVEHPLYRVGQSLFEAIGCASCHRPTLEASDPVDASAKRTIYPYTDLLLHDLGPALGDGEGRREQSREWRTAPLWGLGLLPVVNGELRLLHDGRARSFEQAILWHGGEADGSREAYRQLPAQQRKALLAFLRSI, from the coding sequence ATGCAATCGCATACGCCGCAGCGGCCTGCTGTCTCTGATAAGGCCTTCGGCCACGCCCTGCCACATGCCGACACCGAGCAGTTCCTGCAGGTGATTCACGGTAAGGCGCTATTCAACCGATCCTGGACGCAGTCCCAAGGACTCGGACCGCACTTTAACGCGAGTGCCTGTGCGGACTGTCACTTCCGCGACGGTCGTGGCGCCCCAGACAATGGCTCCGCGCCGCTGATCTACCGTCTCGAGAGAGCGGACGGCGGGCAGCACCTACCGCTCGGCCCACAACTCCAAGAGCGTTCGTTGCTAGGCGCGGGAGAGGGGTGGGTGAGCGTTACCTATAAGCAGCTCAACGGCCAGCTAGCGGATGGCAGTCCCTACGCACTCCTGCGCCCTCGATACACGCTACGGGCCGCACAGGTGGACGCGCCACTGACACTAGGCCCCCGCATCCCCCCCGCGCTGGTCGGATTGGGGCTACTCGAGGGCGTGCCCGTGGGCACGATCCTCGAGTGGGCTGATCCGCACGATCAGGACGGTGATGGTGTGTCGGGTCGCGCCAGCTGGCAGGGCGATCCGACCAATCGGCAGTTAGGTCGATTCGGTTGGCGGGCCAGTCAAACGTCCCTCAAGGCACAAATCGCAGGCGCCCTGCGCGAGGACATGGGACTGCAGACTCCGCGAGAGGTGAGCCCCGCGGCGCTCTCACGGCTCGTGACTTACGTACGTCTACTCGCTCCACCAGCCGCCCGTGTCGAGCACCCACTGTACCGCGTGGGTCAAAGCCTATTCGAGGCAATAGGCTGTGCTTCGTGCCATCGCCCGACCCTAGAGGCGTCGGACCCAGTCGATGCTAGCGCGAAGCGCACGATCTATCCCTATACGGATCTGCTCTTACATGACCTTGGACCCGCGCTGGGTGACGGCGAAGGTCGAAGAGAACAATCCCGCGAGTGGCGGACCGCACCCTTGTGGGGCCTGGGCCTGCTACCCGTGGTGAACGGCGAGCTACGCCTACTGCACGACGGACGAGCACGCAGCTTTGAGCAGGCCATCCTTTGGCATGGGGGAGAAGCCGATGGGAGCCGCGAGGCTTACCGGCAGCTGCCCGCACAGCAGCGCAAGGCGCTGCTCGCCTTCTTGCGCTCGATCTAG
- a CDS encoding 6-phosphofructokinase produces MAEKLAGKVLVAQGGGPTAVINQSLVGVVLEARKFGQISRVYGAMHGVEGIVNEQFIDLTRETTHNLELVAQTPSSALLSTRVKPDADYCARMFEVLRRHGIHYFFYIGGNDSSDTLRIVNRQAQEASYPLRCVHIPKTVDNDLVENDHTPGFPSAARFVANAFQGINLDNRALQGVYIGVTMGRHAGFLTASSTLAKKYPDEGPHLVYLPEREFDIDSFLADVDATMSAHGRCIVAVSEGIHDGEGTPITRTLKDTGVDDHGNVQLSGTGVLGELLMDQVKARLKISRVRADTFGYLQRSFAGCVSDRDAREAREVGEKAVQYAMWDDVDGSVVIRRPVLDYGVDYEMVPLEAVAAKTKTMADEYINDAGNQVTAAFHSYCRPLIGSSVPRPYRLRAPIVDAAASG; encoded by the coding sequence GTGGCGGAGAAGCTTGCAGGCAAGGTATTGGTGGCGCAGGGCGGTGGCCCGACGGCGGTGATCAACCAGAGCCTTGTGGGGGTAGTGCTCGAAGCGCGTAAGTTCGGCCAGATCAGCCGGGTCTACGGCGCCATGCACGGTGTTGAAGGGATCGTGAACGAGCAGTTCATCGATTTGACACGCGAGACCACGCACAATCTGGAGCTGGTGGCACAGACGCCGAGTTCAGCTCTGCTGTCAACTCGGGTGAAGCCCGATGCCGACTACTGTGCACGCATGTTCGAGGTATTACGGCGCCACGGCATCCACTACTTCTTCTACATCGGTGGCAACGATAGTTCGGACACACTGCGCATCGTCAATCGCCAGGCGCAGGAGGCGAGCTACCCTCTGCGCTGCGTCCACATTCCGAAGACCGTCGATAACGACCTCGTCGAGAACGATCACACGCCTGGCTTTCCGTCGGCGGCTCGCTTCGTAGCGAACGCCTTCCAAGGCATCAATCTTGATAACCGTGCGCTCCAAGGGGTCTACATCGGCGTCACCATGGGGCGTCATGCAGGTTTCCTCACCGCTTCGAGTACCCTGGCGAAAAAGTACCCAGATGAGGGACCTCACCTCGTTTACCTGCCGGAGCGCGAGTTCGACATCGATAGCTTTCTTGCCGACGTCGATGCCACGATGTCCGCGCATGGGCGCTGCATAGTGGCGGTCTCCGAGGGCATTCACGATGGGGAGGGCACGCCGATTACGCGCACGCTCAAAGACACGGGCGTGGATGACCATGGCAACGTGCAACTCTCGGGAACAGGGGTGTTAGGTGAGTTGCTGATGGATCAGGTGAAGGCACGATTGAAGATCTCACGCGTGCGCGCGGACACCTTCGGCTACCTGCAACGTTCCTTCGCTGGCTGCGTGTCCGATCGCGACGCCCGCGAGGCGCGGGAGGTGGGCGAGAAGGCGGTGCAGTACGCCATGTGGGACGACGTCGACGGCTCCGTAGTCATCCGCCGGCCGGTGCTCGACTACGGCGTTGACTACGAAATGGTGCCGCTGGAGGCGGTGGCGGCGAAAACTAAGACCATGGCAGATGAGTACATCAACGACGCCGGCAACCAGGTCACAGCGGCGTTTCATAGCTACTGCCGTCCGCTGATCGGCTCGAGCGTGCCGCGTCCCTATCGCCTGCGTGCGCCAATCGTTGACGCTGCCGCGTCGGGGTAG
- a CDS encoding potassium channel family protein, producing MQALTAALISAALTGLCVLVHFEALNLLMLRLSHHAASRRVLLLHMLGLLAVHVLEIWIFGLGIFAMTEGLGIGGIAGGAEGMLDFIYFSAMIYTTVGFGDLVPHGPLRLIAGMEAVAGLSLITWSASYTFLLMQRLWKA from the coding sequence ATGCAAGCGCTTACCGCCGCCTTGATCAGTGCCGCGTTGACCGGCCTCTGTGTGTTGGTCCACTTCGAGGCGCTCAACCTCTTGATGCTCCGTCTCAGCCATCACGCCGCTAGCCGGCGCGTGCTACTGCTGCACATGCTCGGTCTGCTCGCCGTCCACGTGTTGGAGATCTGGATCTTCGGCCTCGGTATCTTTGCGATGACCGAGGGGCTCGGGATCGGCGGCATCGCCGGGGGCGCCGAAGGGATGCTCGACTTCATCTACTTCTCGGCGATGATCTACACCACTGTCGGCTTTGGCGACCTAGTGCCGCACGGCCCCTTGCGGTTGATCGCTGGCATGGAAGCTGTGGCGGGACTGTCGCTGATCACCTGGTCCGCGAGCTACACCTTCTTGTTGATGCAGCGCCTGTGGAAAGCGTAG
- the sthA gene encoding Si-specific NAD(P)(+) transhydrogenase, protein MVPEHFDLIVIGSGPSGRRGAIQAAKLGKRVLVVEKNLRVGGVSVHTGTIPSKTLRETVMNLSGWRERGFYGRAYRVKQDIGAEDLKQRLHLTLEHEVEVLEHQFARNRVCTRQGTARFIDATTISVHSDDGSDTPYSADRFLVCVGTRPYRPNEVPFDGRHVVDSDDLLQLHALPPSLCVIGAGVIGVEYATIFSALDIPVTLIDPRDQVLDFIDQELIAELIHQLRDRGVQLHLGAKTELIVGPAKDEEICKVHLDNGRTVRAAMVLYAAGREGATSQLGLQQAGLQTDHRGRLRTDPQTFQCEVPHIYATGDVIGFPSLASTSMEQGRIAVCHAFDAHHAAPPEHFPYGIYAVPEISTCGDPEQTLRERREPYEVGIARFRETSRGQIMGLRNGMMKLLFSLGDRRLRGVHIIGEGATELIHIGQAVMHFKGTVDYFVESTFNYPTLAEAYKIAALDAWNRMR, encoded by the coding sequence ATGGTCCCAGAGCACTTTGATCTCATCGTTATCGGCAGCGGCCCCTCGGGTCGCCGGGGAGCTATTCAAGCAGCCAAGTTGGGCAAGCGCGTCCTCGTGGTGGAGAAGAACTTGCGTGTTGGGGGGGTCTCAGTCCACACGGGTACGATCCCCTCTAAGACCCTGCGCGAGACCGTCATGAACCTATCGGGGTGGCGCGAACGCGGATTCTACGGGCGCGCCTATCGCGTAAAGCAGGACATCGGCGCCGAAGACCTCAAGCAGCGTCTGCATCTGACACTCGAGCATGAAGTCGAAGTGCTGGAGCACCAATTCGCACGCAACCGCGTATGCACGCGGCAGGGTACCGCACGCTTCATCGACGCCACGACCATTTCCGTTCACAGCGACGATGGCAGCGATACACCTTACAGCGCCGATCGCTTCCTAGTATGCGTCGGCACCCGGCCCTACCGCCCCAATGAGGTGCCCTTCGACGGGCGCCATGTGGTCGATAGCGATGATCTTCTGCAGCTGCACGCCCTACCCCCGTCTCTGTGCGTGATCGGCGCCGGTGTGATCGGCGTGGAGTACGCGACGATTTTCAGCGCGCTCGACATACCGGTGACCTTGATCGACCCGCGCGATCAGGTCTTGGATTTCATCGATCAGGAGCTCATCGCAGAGCTCATCCATCAGCTGCGTGACCGCGGCGTACAGCTGCATCTTGGTGCGAAGACCGAGCTTATCGTCGGGCCCGCAAAGGACGAAGAAATCTGCAAGGTTCACCTCGACAACGGTCGCACCGTGCGCGCAGCCATGGTGCTGTATGCGGCTGGCCGCGAGGGCGCCACGTCCCAGCTGGGGCTGCAGCAGGCGGGCCTGCAAACCGATCATCGAGGACGCCTGCGCACGGACCCTCAGACCTTCCAGTGCGAGGTCCCCCACATCTACGCGACCGGCGATGTAATCGGCTTCCCCTCCCTCGCCTCCACCTCGATGGAGCAGGGGCGCATCGCCGTGTGCCACGCCTTCGATGCGCACCACGCCGCCCCACCGGAGCACTTCCCCTACGGCATCTACGCCGTGCCCGAGATCTCCACCTGCGGCGACCCCGAACAGACCTTGCGCGAGCGACGCGAACCCTATGAGGTGGGTATCGCGCGCTTTCGCGAGACCTCCCGTGGTCAGATCATGGGGCTGCGAAACGGCATGATGAAACTGCTCTTCTCCTTGGGTGACAGGCGCCTGCGCGGCGTGCACATCATCGGCGAAGGCGCGACCGAGCTAATCCACATTGGACAGGCCGTGATGCACTTCAAAGGGACGGTCGATTACTTCGTGGAGAGCACCTTCAACTACCCCACGCTGGCCGAGGCCTACAAGATCGCAGCCCTCGACGCCTGGAACCGCATGCGCTGA
- the adh gene encoding aldehyde dehydrogenase: MDQPTTITPEVALASVTERITVRQRYDNFIGGNWVAPAEGRYFDNVSPLTGRPVCQVARSSAADVDKALDAAHAARDAWGRTSPTERAALLLKIADRLEANLPDIATIETIDNGKPIRETTAADLPLAVDHFRYFAACIRTQEGSLAELDDDTVAYHFHEPLGVVGQIIPWNFPILMAAWKLAPALAAGNCVVLKPAEQTPFGILAVMDLIADILPPGVLNIVNGFGVEAGKPLASSPRIAKIAFTGETTTGRLIMQYASENLIPVTLELGGKSPNIFFEDVLDADDDYFDKCLEGFAMFALNQGEVCTCPSRALVHESIYDRFMERAVERVKAVRQGNPLQADTMIGAQASNDQLEKILSYIDIGRQEGAKVLTGGNRNRLGGEFDDGYYVEPTVLEGHNKMRVFQEEIFGPVLAVTKFSSDEEALEIANDTLYGLGAGVWSRDGNRAYRFGRGIQAGRVWTNCYHLYPAHAAFGGYKQSGIGRENHKMMLDHYQHTKNLLVSYSPKALGFF; encoded by the coding sequence ATGGATCAACCCACTACGATTACGCCGGAGGTGGCGCTCGCCTCCGTCACGGAGCGCATTACCGTGCGCCAACGCTACGACAACTTCATCGGCGGCAACTGGGTGGCCCCCGCCGAGGGTCGTTACTTCGACAACGTAAGCCCTCTGACCGGTCGTCCGGTCTGCCAGGTCGCTCGCTCCTCTGCTGCCGATGTCGACAAGGCGCTAGACGCCGCCCATGCCGCGCGCGATGCCTGGGGGCGCACGTCACCCACGGAACGTGCTGCGCTTCTGCTGAAGATCGCCGACCGCCTGGAAGCGAACCTGCCGGACATCGCCACCATCGAGACCATCGATAACGGCAAGCCGATCCGTGAGACCACGGCGGCCGACCTGCCGCTTGCGGTGGATCACTTCCGCTACTTCGCGGCGTGCATCCGGACCCAGGAGGGCTCTCTGGCTGAGCTCGACGACGACACGGTGGCGTACCACTTCCACGAGCCCCTCGGGGTGGTGGGTCAGATCATCCCCTGGAACTTCCCGATCCTGATGGCCGCTTGGAAACTGGCCCCGGCGCTAGCAGCAGGCAACTGTGTCGTGCTGAAGCCCGCGGAGCAGACGCCCTTCGGCATCCTGGCCGTCATGGACCTCATCGCTGACATCTTGCCCCCTGGTGTGCTCAACATCGTCAATGGCTTCGGGGTGGAAGCGGGCAAGCCGCTGGCCTCCAGCCCGCGCATTGCCAAGATTGCGTTTACCGGTGAGACCACTACCGGCCGTCTGATTATGCAGTACGCGTCGGAGAACCTGATCCCGGTTACCTTGGAGCTTGGCGGCAAGTCGCCCAACATTTTCTTCGAGGATGTGCTCGACGCGGACGACGACTACTTCGACAAGTGCCTGGAAGGCTTCGCCATGTTCGCCCTCAACCAGGGTGAAGTGTGCACCTGCCCGTCGCGCGCTTTGGTACATGAGTCGATCTACGATCGCTTCATGGAGCGTGCCGTGGAGCGGGTAAAGGCCGTTCGCCAAGGTAACCCCCTGCAGGCTGACACCATGATAGGTGCCCAGGCGTCCAACGATCAGCTGGAGAAAATCCTGAGCTATATCGACATCGGACGCCAGGAAGGGGCCAAGGTGCTCACGGGCGGCAACCGCAACCGCCTCGGCGGCGAGTTCGACGACGGCTACTATGTCGAGCCCACCGTGCTGGAGGGCCACAACAAGATGCGCGTCTTCCAGGAAGAGATCTTCGGTCCGGTGCTCGCCGTGACCAAGTTCTCCTCTGACGAGGAAGCACTGGAGATCGCTAACGACACGCTCTACGGTCTCGGCGCCGGCGTGTGGAGCCGCGACGGCAACCGTGCCTACCGCTTCGGTCGCGGCATCCAGGCCGGTCGGGTGTGGACCAACTGCTACCACCTGTACCCGGCGCACGCCGCGTTCGGCGGCTACAAGCAGTCGGGTATCGGTCGCGAGAATCACAAGATGATGCTCGATCACTACCAGCACACGAAGAACCTGCTGGTAAGCTACAGCCCGAAGGCGCTCGGATTCTTCTGA
- a CDS encoding DUF779 domain-containing protein, producing the protein MTEAAEALVRKLQATHGDLMFHQSGGCCDGSAPMCYPLGEFKVGASDVHLGDVAGCPFYMSASQFERWAHTHLTVDVVPGRGAGFSLEAPEGVRFLLRSRVLTEEEQTALNP; encoded by the coding sequence ATGACCGAAGCCGCTGAGGCGCTGGTGCGCAAGCTGCAGGCCACCCACGGGGACTTGATGTTCCATCAGTCTGGGGGCTGTTGCGATGGCAGCGCGCCCATGTGCTACCCCTTAGGGGAGTTCAAGGTGGGCGCTAGCGATGTGCATCTGGGCGACGTTGCCGGCTGCCCCTTCTACATGAGCGCGTCCCAGTTCGAGCGCTGGGCACACACTCACTTGACGGTAGACGTGGTACCCGGGCGCGGGGCGGGGTTTTCGCTTGAGGCACCAGAGGGCGTTCGCTTCCTCCTGCGCTCTCGCGTGCTGACCGAAGAAGAGCAGACGGCGCTTAATCCCTAA
- the phaC gene encoding class I poly(R)-hydroxyalkanoic acid synthase, producing MENVLVKTPKPPSLKSLYGLTKPARRLSAHLAQHPDLLVKMPLKYAAGVGALGAYAVGRTLGLKPAPVREPARGDRRFRDDAWAESLPFDLLKQHYLLAAEAAESLVAQTPDFEGKEAEQARFWLGQLTSAASPDNVPFTNPQVVRKTLETGGANLRRGLANLLEDFSPEQGQLRISMTDSSAFEVGKNVATTPGKVVFRNDLIELLQFTPTTQTVHKTPLMIVPPWINKYYILDLREDNSLIRWLVGQGYTLFVISWVNPDSSLAHIDFADYMRLGIMEALNAVEQATGERRVNAVGYCIGGTLLAATLARMASENDERIATATFLTTQVDFSEAGELGVFIDDAQLDMLEQQMERRGYLDGATMAGSFNMLRANDLIWSFVINNYLLGEKPKAFDLLYWNSDATRMPRAMHMYYLRNMYLHNRLVQPDALELDGVPIDLRRVSIPVYLQSSVDDHIAPYPSVYKATEHYSGPVTFMLAGSGHIAGVVNPPSANKYFYMTNDAVPPSVEAWKAGAERHDGSWWPHWDAWLQVRSGGQVSARQPGSEKLPALEDAPGTYVSA from the coding sequence GTGGAGAACGTGCTCGTGAAGACCCCGAAGCCGCCATCGTTGAAGTCACTGTACGGGCTCACCAAGCCGGCACGGCGCCTGTCCGCGCACCTGGCGCAGCACCCTGACTTGCTGGTCAAAATGCCGCTGAAGTACGCCGCTGGCGTAGGCGCCCTGGGTGCCTACGCGGTCGGCCGAACCCTTGGGCTCAAACCAGCGCCCGTGCGCGAGCCGGCGCGCGGCGACCGACGCTTTCGCGACGACGCGTGGGCCGAGAGCCTCCCCTTCGACCTACTCAAGCAGCACTACCTTCTCGCCGCCGAGGCGGCTGAATCCCTTGTCGCGCAGACGCCGGACTTCGAAGGCAAGGAAGCAGAGCAAGCGCGCTTCTGGCTGGGTCAGCTCACCAGTGCCGCATCCCCTGACAACGTGCCCTTTACCAATCCTCAAGTGGTGCGCAAGACGCTGGAGACGGGCGGCGCGAACCTACGCCGCGGGCTCGCCAATCTGCTCGAGGACTTCTCCCCCGAGCAGGGCCAGCTGCGGATCAGCATGACGGACAGCTCGGCCTTTGAGGTGGGTAAGAACGTCGCCACGACGCCCGGTAAAGTAGTATTTCGCAACGACCTCATCGAGCTGTTGCAGTTTACGCCGACCACGCAGACGGTACACAAGACACCTCTGATGATCGTGCCGCCGTGGATCAATAAGTACTACATCCTCGATCTACGTGAGGACAACTCGCTCATCCGCTGGCTCGTGGGTCAGGGCTACACCCTGTTTGTAATCTCCTGGGTGAACCCCGACAGCTCCCTCGCCCATATCGACTTCGCCGACTACATGCGCTTGGGCATCATGGAGGCACTGAATGCGGTGGAGCAGGCGACGGGCGAGCGCCGCGTAAACGCCGTTGGCTATTGCATCGGCGGCACGCTACTCGCTGCTACCCTGGCGCGTATGGCGTCGGAGAACGACGAGCGCATCGCGACTGCCACTTTCCTCACCACCCAGGTGGACTTCAGCGAGGCCGGCGAGCTAGGCGTGTTCATTGATGACGCACAGCTCGACATGCTCGAGCAGCAGATGGAACGGCGCGGCTACCTGGACGGTGCCACCATGGCCGGCAGTTTCAACATGCTGCGCGCCAATGACTTGATCTGGTCCTTTGTGATCAACAACTACCTACTGGGTGAGAAGCCGAAGGCCTTCGACCTGCTCTATTGGAACTCGGACGCGACGCGCATGCCGAGAGCAATGCATATGTACTACCTGCGCAACATGTACCTGCACAATCGCCTCGTGCAGCCTGATGCGCTGGAGCTCGACGGCGTGCCTATCGATCTTCGACGGGTGAGTATCCCTGTCTACCTACAGTCCTCCGTCGACGACCATATCGCGCCCTACCCCTCCGTCTACAAGGCCACGGAGCACTACAGCGGCCCGGTAACCTTCATGCTGGCCGGGTCCGGCCATATCGCTGGGGTGGTCAACCCACCGTCGGCGAACAAGTACTTCTACATGACCAACGACGCCGTACCGCCGTCCGTTGAGGCATGGAAGGCTGGCGCCGAGCGCCACGACGGGTCCTGGTGGCCGCACTGGGATGCGTGGCTGCAAGTTCGCTCTGGCGGACAGGTGTCCGCCCGTCAACCAGGCTCGGAGAAGCTACCCGCCCTTGAGGACGCCCCTGGCACCTACGTAAGCGCCTAG
- a CDS encoding SDR family oxidoreductase: protein MQLDGKLIIITGAAGGLGRAMAQELSGIGAHLALVDLDQDAAQSVADNLNTPAKAYAANIADEAAVDDLYASIARDFGSNLHGLINNAGITRDGLLVKARDGEIVSQMTLDAWQAVINVNLTGVFLMGRGAAKQMINSQSQGVIVNIASISKAGNMGQSNYAAAKAGVASLAVVWAQELARYGIRVASISPGFSDTPMVAAVKPEALEKLAAKIPCKRLGDPAEIAHTVRFCFENDYLTGRDIAIDGGLRI, encoded by the coding sequence GTGCAACTCGACGGCAAACTCATCATCATCACCGGCGCGGCCGGCGGACTTGGGCGGGCGATGGCCCAAGAGCTCTCGGGCATTGGCGCGCACCTCGCGCTGGTCGATCTGGATCAGGACGCCGCCCAGTCCGTCGCAGACAATCTGAACACCCCCGCCAAAGCCTACGCGGCCAACATCGCTGACGAGGCCGCGGTAGATGACCTCTACGCGAGCATCGCGAGAGACTTCGGGTCCAACCTTCATGGGCTGATCAACAACGCTGGCATCACCCGCGATGGTCTGTTGGTAAAGGCAAGGGACGGTGAGATCGTCTCGCAGATGACGCTCGATGCCTGGCAAGCGGTGATCAACGTCAACCTCACTGGAGTGTTCCTCATGGGTCGCGGCGCTGCTAAGCAGATGATCAACTCGCAGAGCCAAGGCGTGATCGTGAACATCGCCAGCATCTCCAAGGCGGGCAACATGGGACAGAGCAACTACGCCGCCGCTAAGGCGGGGGTGGCCTCGCTCGCCGTTGTGTGGGCCCAGGAGTTGGCGCGCTACGGTATCCGAGTGGCCTCCATCTCCCCCGGCTTTTCGGACACGCCCATGGTGGCTGCGGTCAAACCTGAAGCGCTGGAGAAGCTGGCAGCGAAGATCCCCTGCAAGCGCCTCGGCGATCCGGCAGAGATCGCTCACACGGTAAGATTCTGTTTTGAGAACGACTACCTCACTGGCCGCGACATCGCCATCGACGGCGGCCTGAGGATCTAG
- a CDS encoding polyhydroxyalkanoate synthesis regulator DNA-binding domain-containing protein, with protein MRLIRKQKNRRLYDTVDRRNITLQELARLIGAGEQIQVEDGTNGENITRTILLQILLEQESPGRVLLSEAFLESLIRLGHNPLQQMASNYLDASLAAFERYQSEIAERWRADAKAMSHPAEVLTEAAQRSLSSWISMQRSIFDAWSGRGPKPPPDAAPDSDEQND; from the coding sequence ATGCGCCTCATACGCAAGCAGAAGAATCGTCGACTCTACGACACGGTGGATCGACGCAACATCACCCTTCAGGAGCTCGCCCGACTGATCGGCGCGGGTGAGCAAATCCAGGTAGAAGATGGCACCAACGGTGAGAACATCACCCGTACGATCCTCCTCCAGATCTTGCTGGAACAGGAATCCCCCGGCCGCGTGCTGCTCTCGGAAGCCTTCCTCGAATCCCTGATCCGCCTCGGCCACAACCCGCTGCAACAGATGGCCTCGAACTACCTCGACGCCAGCCTCGCAGCCTTCGAACGCTATCAATCGGAAATCGCCGAACGTTGGCGCGCCGATGCCAAAGCCATGAGTCACCCTGCGGAAGTGCTGACCGAGGCCGCGCAACGCTCGCTCAGCAGCTGGATCTCGATGCAGCGCTCGATCTTTGATGCCTGGTCCGGCCGCGGGCCCAAGCCACCGCCCGACGCCGCCCCCGACTCGGACGAACAAAACGATTAG
- the phbB gene encoding acetoacetyl-CoA reductase: MSKTAIVTGGTRGIGEAICLGLKQAGYKVAAVYAGNEERAQAFRNRTGIATFRFDVANSDQCAEGVSMIERDLGPTDILINNAGITRDGTMHKMSHENWQQVIDTNLGGCFNMCHAVLPGMRERNFGRIVNIGSINGQAGQYGQVNYAAAKSGIHGFTKALAQEGAAKGITCNAIAPGYIDTDMVAAVPERVLEKIIAKIPVGRLGHADEIARGVLFLVADEAGFVTGSTLSINGGQHMY; this comes from the coding sequence ATGAGTAAGACAGCAATCGTCACTGGCGGCACGCGGGGCATCGGCGAAGCGATCTGCCTGGGCCTGAAGCAGGCTGGCTACAAGGTAGCCGCCGTGTACGCAGGCAATGAGGAACGTGCGCAAGCGTTCCGCAACCGGACCGGCATCGCCACCTTCCGCTTCGACGTGGCCAATTCGGACCAGTGTGCGGAAGGGGTGTCCATGATCGAGCGCGATCTCGGGCCGACCGACATCCTGATCAACAACGCCGGCATCACCCGTGACGGCACCATGCACAAGATGAGTCACGAGAATTGGCAGCAGGTGATCGACACCAACCTCGGCGGCTGCTTCAACATGTGCCACGCCGTGCTGCCAGGCATGCGGGAGCGCAACTTCGGGCGCATCGTCAACATCGGCTCCATCAACGGACAGGCCGGTCAGTACGGCCAGGTGAACTACGCGGCCGCCAAGTCGGGCATCCACGGCTTCACCAAGGCGCTGGCCCAGGAAGGCGCAGCGAAGGGCATCACCTGCAACGCGATCGCCCCGGGCTACATCGATACCGACATGGTCGCTGCCGTGCCCGAGCGCGTGCTGGAGAAGATCATCGCCAAGATCCCCGTGGGGCGCCTTGGCCATGCGGATGAGATCGCCCGCGGCGTCTTGTTTCTGGTGGCGGATGAGGCCGGGTTCGTAACCGGATCGACCCTCTCTATTAACGGCGGACAACACATGTACTGA